CGATTGGGGTGCGCAAACGGTTTCCAACCATGTTCAACCGCATTAAACCTGTGACACGGCAACCTTCCTTGGTCTCCGTCAGGATTGCAGGATAGGGCCCGGCGTTTGGCGAAGATGCCCTATGATTTCCGATCGCAGGATCAGCGGACCGCCGACTCCGGGCGGACGCCGGGGACGCCCATCGGCTTCCACGAGCTTCGCCAGGCCTGCGAGATTTCCGCTCTTCGAGAGGACCTGGAACGCGTCCTCCAGGACACCGGCGCCCTGCGCGACAGCATCGAGGACGCGGTGGAGCAGGTGCGCCAGCGCTTCGCCGCCCTGACGGCGGAGGAGCTGGCGAATTCCGAGACGATGGCGCCGCTGCTCCAGTTCGCGGTGTCGACCCTGCTGTCCATCCGCGACGAGGCGCGGCGCATCAACACCCGGACCGGCCCGGTCGACGATGACGACCGCCCCACGCGGACCGTCGCCGACCCGCGCCCCCAACCGGCTCCAGCGACACCGCAGAGCGCGCCGCAAGCGGCCCCGCCCCCCGCCCCCCAGACCGCTCCCCAGACCGCCCCCCAGACCTACGCGCCGCCGCCGTCCGACGAGCCGGCCCCTTCCTTCGCCGCCGAACCGTCGCACGACGATCCGCCCCAGCCGTCTTCGCCCCCGTCCCCGGCGCCGGTTCTGTCGCCCTTCGTCCCACGCTCGCCGGCCCCGGCGCCGCAGCGGCCGGCGGCTCCGGACCCTGCTCCCGACGCGCCTCCGGCTCCCTCCTGGCTTTCGCCCCTGTCCGGGCGCAAGGGCGGCCCAGGGGCCAACGGCACCGCCCCCCGCAGCGGCAATGTGGACTGGCTGAGCCGGCCCAAGCGCTGACCCGTTCCCCCCCTGATCTCGTCGAGCCACATTGTTGCGGGAAGGTCGCACCTCATCCGAACGCACCCACGTCACACCGATTTTCCTTGAACTCCGAAATGGGTGTGGCTACCACTTTATTTGGTAAATGAATCTTTACCAATAACACCTGCGGCGACGCATGGGGGTGGTCATGGCACGGGATGATGTGGACACGCTGGCACGACCGGCGTCCCGCCTGGAATGGCGGCACCGCTGCGGCCCGGCCGCCCAGGCCGACCGGAAAGATTCCACCCGGGGCGACGCTCCGGCGACGGTTCGTCCCCTGCGGTTGCTGATCGTGGAAGACGAATCCTTGGCCGCCGAGGCGGTGGGGATGGCCGCCATGGACCTCGGCCACATCGTCTGCGGCACCGCCCGCACCGAGGAGGAGGCGGTGGCGATCGCCGGTCGCGAGCGCCCCGACGTGGCGCTGATGGACGTCCGGCTGGCCGGCGGCGACGGGATCGAGGCGGCGCGGCGCCTGCGCGCCAACTACGGCATCCGCTCGATCTTCCTCTCCGGCTACGCCAACCACGCGATCATGGCGCGCATCACCGAGACCTATCCCCTGGGCGTGGTCAACAAACCCTATTCGCTCGCCCAATTGAAGCTGGCGCTGGACCTCGCCGCGCGGCGCCTG
The window above is part of the Azospirillum sp. TSH58 genome. Proteins encoded here:
- a CDS encoding response regulator; the encoded protein is MARDDVDTLARPASRLEWRHRCGPAAQADRKDSTRGDAPATVRPLRLLIVEDESLAAEAVGMAAMDLGHIVCGTARTEEEAVAIAGRERPDVALMDVRLAGGDGIEAARRLRANYGIRSIFLSGYANHAIMARITETYPLGVVNKPYSLAQLKLALDLAARRLHGPRG